A part of Solicola gregarius genomic DNA contains:
- the thrB gene encoding homoserine kinase translates to MSPRFLSRPVTIASPATSANLGPGYDAMGLALAYGDEITAEAAGAGVRVDVEGVGADQLPTDETHLVAASMLAAFDAMGGRPPGLRVRCANRIPHARGMGSSSAAIVGGIVAARELVEGGARLLPDTEALSLAARIEGHPDNVAAALLGGLTIAWVDLDVVEAVHIPVEASVVVFVPPYEVSTDEARALLPGDVPHADAARNAGRAALLVTALGGRRELLLAATQDDLHQAYRSPAMAESFEFMSELRQNGVPAVISGAGPTVLTFSGDAADTDALMARSPTGWTARALEATNVGARRIHA, encoded by the coding sequence ATGAGCCCGCGGTTCCTGTCCCGTCCCGTCACGATCGCGTCCCCTGCGACGAGTGCGAACCTCGGGCCGGGGTACGACGCGATGGGTCTCGCACTCGCGTACGGCGACGAGATCACCGCGGAGGCGGCCGGAGCGGGGGTCCGGGTCGACGTCGAGGGCGTCGGAGCCGATCAGCTGCCGACGGACGAGACGCACCTGGTGGCCGCTTCGATGCTCGCGGCGTTCGACGCCATGGGCGGACGTCCGCCGGGCCTGCGGGTGCGCTGCGCAAACCGTATCCCGCATGCCCGAGGCATGGGCTCGTCGTCGGCCGCGATCGTGGGTGGCATCGTCGCGGCGCGCGAGCTCGTCGAAGGCGGCGCCCGGCTGCTGCCCGACACCGAGGCGCTGTCGCTTGCGGCGCGGATCGAGGGGCATCCCGACAACGTTGCCGCGGCCCTGCTGGGCGGGTTGACGATCGCGTGGGTCGACCTCGATGTCGTCGAGGCCGTGCACATCCCCGTCGAGGCGTCGGTCGTGGTGTTCGTGCCGCCGTACGAGGTGTCGACCGACGAGGCACGCGCGCTGCTGCCCGGCGACGTTCCCCACGCCGACGCGGCGCGCAACGCGGGACGTGCGGCGTTGCTCGTCACGGCGCTCGGCGGCAGGCGCGAGCTGCTCCTCGCCGCGACTCAGGACGACCTGCACCAGGCGTACCGCTCGCCGGCGATGGCGGAGTCCTTCGAGTTCATGTCCGAGCTTCGACAGAACGGTGTTCCTGCGGTCATCTCCGGTGCCGGGCCGACCGTTCTGACCTTCTCGGGAGATGCCGCGGACACCGACGCCCTGATGGCCAGAAGCCCCACGGGTTGGACGGCCCGAGCGCTGGAAGCGACCAACGTCGGTGCGCGTCGAATCCACGCCTGA
- the thrC gene encoding threonine synthase — MTVTGDARVHRAHQWRGVIEEYRAWLPVSADTKPVTLCEGGTPLIEAQWLSERTRCEVRLKVEGDNPTGSFKDRGMTVAITKAAEAGARAVVCASTGNTSASMAAYAVRARLNPIVLVPHGRIAAGKMAQALMHGAQVIQVRGGFDDCLAIARGLSDDYPVALVNSVNRVRLQGQKTAAFEIVDAIGDAPDVHVMPVGNAGNISAYWLGYTEYARAGAASHSPRLWGFQAEGAAPIVRGAPVPDPETIASAIRVGNPASWDLAVNARDESSGRIDAVTDEQIMQAQRDLASHEGVFVEPGSAAGVAGLVAAADGGELDPGQSVVVTVTGHGLKDIDTALTGRGPVVDDVVDADVRAAARAAGLT, encoded by the coding sequence ATGACGGTGACCGGTGATGCAAGAGTGCATCGGGCGCATCAGTGGCGTGGGGTGATCGAGGAGTACCGAGCGTGGCTTCCCGTGTCCGCGGACACGAAGCCGGTGACCCTGTGCGAGGGCGGCACCCCCCTCATCGAGGCGCAGTGGCTGTCAGAACGCACGCGCTGCGAGGTGCGCCTCAAGGTCGAGGGCGACAACCCGACCGGGTCGTTCAAGGACCGCGGCATGACGGTCGCGATCACCAAGGCGGCCGAGGCCGGAGCGCGTGCGGTCGTGTGCGCCTCGACGGGCAATACGTCGGCGTCGATGGCGGCGTACGCCGTCCGGGCCCGTCTGAACCCGATCGTGCTGGTGCCGCACGGTCGCATCGCCGCGGGCAAGATGGCGCAGGCGCTGATGCATGGAGCGCAGGTCATCCAGGTACGCGGCGGCTTCGACGACTGCCTGGCGATCGCCCGAGGGCTGTCCGACGACTACCCCGTCGCCCTCGTCAACTCGGTCAACCGGGTGCGGCTGCAGGGCCAGAAGACGGCGGCGTTCGAGATCGTGGACGCCATCGGCGACGCCCCCGACGTCCACGTGATGCCGGTCGGCAACGCGGGCAACATCTCGGCGTACTGGCTGGGATACACCGAGTACGCCCGGGCGGGCGCGGCCTCGCACTCGCCACGACTGTGGGGTTTCCAGGCCGAGGGGGCCGCGCCGATCGTGCGCGGCGCTCCCGTACCCGATCCGGAGACGATCGCTTCGGCGATCCGGGTCGGCAACCCGGCCTCGTGGGACCTCGCCGTGAACGCCCGTGACGAGTCGAGCGGACGCATCGACGCCGTCACCGACGAGCAGATCATGCAGGCGCAACGCGACCTCGCATCGCACGAGGGCGTCTTCGTCGAGCCGGGCTCGGCGGCGGGTGTCGCCGGCCTGGTCGCCGCGGCCGACGGCGGCGAGCTCGATCCGGGACAATCGGTTGTCGTGACCGTAACCGGTCATGGCCTCAAGGACATCGATACCGCGCTCACCGGCCGCGGGCCGGTCGTCGATGACGTCGTCGACGCCGACGTACGCGCGGCGGCAAGGGCGGCTGGACTGACATGA
- a CDS encoding homoserine dehydrogenase → MSRPTLRVALLGCGNVGSDVARIMLRDADELEQRIGARLELAGVAVRRLDRDRGVDLDPALVTTDAAALVTRDDVDIVVEVIGGIEPARELILSALASGKSVVTANKALLAEDGETLADAAAAADRDLYFEAAVAGAIPIVRPLRDSLAGDHVHRVLGIVNGTTNYVLDAMTTTGAGFSDALDKAQELGYAEADPTADVEGFDAAAKAAILASLAFHTRVTSADVYREGITEVSATDVRAAAEMGCVVKLLAICERLDTPSGSAVSARVHPVMIPDSHPLASVREAYNAVFVESESAGQLMFYGPGAGGPPSASAVMGDLMGVARHRLLGVRGPAESMHARAEVLDIGRARTRFHISIDVDDKPGVLATVAHAFAEHDVSIKTVRQEGRGDDAQLVVVTHEAEDASLSTTVRELRDLAMVRDVSSVMRVEGGAARRERGTSGSTSATIRGGSR, encoded by the coding sequence ATGAGCCGCCCGACGCTGCGGGTCGCTCTGCTCGGCTGCGGCAACGTCGGTTCCGACGTTGCGCGGATCATGCTCCGCGACGCCGACGAGCTGGAGCAACGCATCGGCGCCCGGCTCGAGCTCGCGGGCGTCGCAGTACGCCGGCTCGACCGTGATCGAGGCGTCGACCTCGACCCGGCGCTGGTGACGACGGACGCGGCAGCCCTCGTCACCCGCGACGACGTCGACATCGTGGTGGAGGTGATCGGCGGCATCGAGCCCGCGCGTGAGCTCATCCTGAGCGCACTCGCCAGCGGCAAGTCGGTCGTCACCGCGAACAAGGCGCTGCTCGCCGAGGACGGCGAGACGCTCGCCGATGCCGCGGCCGCTGCCGACCGCGACCTGTACTTCGAAGCCGCCGTCGCGGGTGCGATCCCGATCGTGCGGCCGCTACGAGACTCGCTCGCCGGCGACCACGTGCACCGCGTACTCGGCATCGTCAACGGCACCACGAACTACGTGCTCGACGCCATGACGACGACCGGCGCCGGATTCAGCGACGCGCTAGACAAGGCGCAGGAGCTCGGGTACGCCGAGGCCGACCCGACGGCGGACGTCGAGGGCTTCGACGCTGCCGCGAAGGCCGCGATCCTGGCCAGCCTCGCGTTCCACACCCGCGTCACCAGCGCGGACGTCTACCGCGAGGGCATCACCGAGGTGTCTGCGACAGACGTACGCGCCGCCGCCGAGATGGGCTGTGTCGTCAAGCTGCTCGCGATCTGTGAGCGTCTCGATACGCCAAGCGGGTCAGCGGTCTCGGCGCGCGTGCATCCGGTGATGATCCCCGACAGCCATCCGCTCGCGAGCGTGCGCGAGGCGTACAACGCCGTGTTCGTCGAGAGCGAGTCAGCGGGGCAGCTGATGTTCTACGGGCCCGGTGCGGGTGGTCCGCCGTCGGCGAGCGCGGTCATGGGCGACCTGATGGGCGTGGCCCGGCACCGCCTGCTGGGCGTACGCGGGCCAGCGGAGTCGATGCATGCGCGCGCCGAGGTGCTCGACATCGGCCGCGCTCGTACGCGGTTCCACATCTCGATCGACGTCGACGACAAGCCGGGCGTGCTCGCAACGGTCGCGCACGCCTTCGCCGAGCACGACGTATCGATCAAGACCGTTCGACAGGAAGGTCGCGGTGACGACGCGCAGCTCGTCGTCGTGACGCACGAGGCCGAGGACGCCTCGCTGTCGACGACAGTACGTGAGCTTCGCGACCTCGCCATGGTGCGCGACGTCTCGTCGGTGATGCGCGTCGAAGGCGGAGCGGCGAGGAGAGAGCGAGGAACGAGCGGCTCGACGAGCGCGACAATCCGAGGAGGCTCACGATGA
- the lysA gene encoding diaminopimelate decarboxylase: MRAHEAGALHGQAGTRGPAWLDQPDDPNALVPQLWPATVTKVDGVLTAGGVSVLDIAREYGTPTYVVDEQDFRDRARAFREAFVGWDVYYAGKAFLCTATARWVDEEGLNLDVCTAGELAVALRAGVPAKRIGLHGNNKSRRELVRALDAGVGRIIVDSHAEIDRIVEVATELGVTARVMVRVTAGVEAHTHEYIATAHEDQKFGLSITDGQALDAVRRILDEPSMALLGVHSHIGSQIFDTSGFEVAARRVVGLHAQIIKEYGYTPPELDLGGGFGIAYTTQDDPSTPAQLAAGMREIVAYECGALGVAMPRLSIEPGRAIAGPSTFTLYEVGTVKPVALDGGATRTYVSVDGGMSDNIRTALYDADYSCTLASRGSEVEPTLTRIVGKHCEAGDIIVKDEFLPGDLAIADLVAVPGTGAYCRSMASNYNHVPKAAVVAVREGEVRLMLRRETEDEMLALDVGY; this comes from the coding sequence ATGCGCGCACATGAGGCAGGCGCCCTGCACGGCCAGGCCGGTACGCGCGGGCCGGCGTGGCTCGATCAGCCGGACGACCCGAACGCCCTCGTACCGCAGCTCTGGCCGGCGACCGTCACGAAGGTCGACGGCGTACTCACCGCCGGTGGGGTGTCGGTGCTCGACATCGCCCGCGAGTACGGCACGCCGACGTACGTCGTGGACGAGCAGGACTTCCGCGATCGCGCCCGGGCATTCCGGGAGGCGTTCGTCGGCTGGGACGTCTACTACGCGGGCAAGGCCTTCCTATGCACGGCGACGGCCCGCTGGGTCGACGAGGAGGGCCTGAACCTCGACGTGTGTACGGCCGGCGAGCTCGCGGTGGCGCTGCGCGCCGGCGTACCGGCGAAGCGCATCGGCCTGCACGGCAACAACAAGTCGCGCCGCGAGCTCGTACGCGCGCTGGACGCCGGTGTCGGGCGGATCATCGTCGACTCGCACGCGGAGATCGACCGCATCGTCGAGGTCGCCACCGAGCTCGGGGTCACCGCCCGGGTGATGGTGCGGGTGACCGCGGGGGTCGAGGCGCACACCCATGAGTACATCGCCACCGCGCACGAGGACCAGAAGTTCGGCCTGTCGATCACCGACGGCCAAGCGCTCGACGCGGTACGCCGCATCCTGGACGAACCGAGCATGGCGCTCCTCGGCGTGCACTCCCACATCGGCTCGCAGATCTTCGACACCTCGGGCTTCGAGGTCGCGGCGCGCCGAGTCGTCGGGCTGCACGCGCAGATCATCAAGGAGTACGGGTACACGCCACCCGAGCTCGACCTCGGTGGCGGGTTCGGCATCGCGTACACCACCCAGGACGACCCGTCGACGCCGGCGCAACTGGCGGCGGGGATGCGCGAGATCGTCGCGTACGAGTGCGGCGCGCTCGGTGTCGCGATGCCGCGGCTTTCGATCGAGCCCGGGCGGGCGATCGCCGGCCCTTCGACGTTCACGCTCTACGAGGTGGGCACGGTCAAGCCGGTCGCGCTCGACGGCGGCGCCACGCGTACGTACGTCTCGGTCGACGGTGGCATGAGCGACAACATCCGCACCGCGTTGTACGACGCCGACTACTCCTGCACCCTCGCGTCGAGAGGTTCGGAGGTCGAACCGACGCTCACCCGCATCGTCGGCAAGCACTGCGAGGCGGGCGACATCATCGTCAAGGACGAGTTCCTGCCGGGCGACCTCGCGATCGCTGACCTGGTCGCGGTACCGGGCACCGGGGCGTACTGTCGCTCGATGGCGAGCAACTACAACCACGTGCCCAAGGCTGCGGTCGTCGCGGTGCGCGAGGGCGAGGTGCGCCTGATGCTTCGCCGCGAGACCGAGGACGAGATGCTCGCCCTCGACGTCGGCTACTGA
- the argS gene encoding arginine--tRNA ligase, whose product MHIGHTRWAAVGDALARVLIAAGAKVTREFYTNDRGTQMDSFGASLMAAAQGEPTPDDGYHGAYVTELAQTIADADPAITSLPRDEQLVAFREAGYEHQLTEQREQLDAFRTHFDVWFSERSLHDSGAVEHGLDVLKQQGHVFETDGAVWMRTTDFGDDKDRVLIRSNGDYTYFASDTAYYVNKRERGFDLCIYLLGADHHGYVGRLKAMAACAGDQPDRNLQVLIGQLVKILKDGEELKLSKRAGTLVTLQELVDLIGVDSLRYSLTRYPTDSPLTLDVDEITRQASDNPVFYVQYAHARLSSILRNATDLGLAVDPATLDASLLSHEREGTLLRALAEFPRVVAKAAELREPHRVARYLEETASTFHKFYDECRVLPMGDEDATDLHRARLMLTAATRIVLRNGLDLLGVDAPERM is encoded by the coding sequence TTGCACATCGGCCATACGCGCTGGGCGGCAGTCGGCGACGCCCTGGCGCGCGTCCTGATCGCCGCCGGCGCGAAGGTCACCCGCGAGTTCTACACCAACGACCGCGGCACCCAGATGGACAGCTTCGGCGCGTCCCTGATGGCCGCGGCGCAGGGTGAGCCGACTCCGGACGACGGCTACCACGGCGCGTACGTCACCGAACTGGCGCAGACGATCGCCGACGCCGATCCTGCGATCACGTCCCTGCCGCGCGACGAGCAGCTCGTCGCGTTCCGCGAGGCGGGGTACGAGCATCAGCTCACCGAGCAGCGCGAGCAGCTCGACGCGTTTCGTACGCACTTCGACGTGTGGTTCTCCGAGCGCAGCCTGCACGACTCCGGCGCGGTCGAGCACGGGCTCGACGTGCTGAAGCAGCAGGGCCACGTCTTCGAGACCGACGGCGCAGTCTGGATGCGCACGACCGACTTCGGTGACGACAAGGACCGCGTGCTCATCAGGAGCAACGGCGACTACACCTACTTCGCGTCCGACACGGCGTACTACGTCAACAAGCGTGAGCGCGGGTTCGACCTGTGCATCTATCTGCTCGGTGCCGACCATCACGGGTACGTCGGGCGGCTGAAGGCGATGGCGGCGTGCGCGGGCGACCAACCCGACCGCAACCTCCAGGTCCTGATCGGACAGCTGGTCAAGATTCTCAAGGACGGCGAGGAGCTCAAGCTCTCCAAGCGGGCGGGCACCTTGGTCACGTTGCAGGAGCTCGTCGACCTGATCGGCGTCGACTCGCTGCGCTACTCGCTGACGCGCTACCCGACCGACTCGCCGCTGACCCTCGACGTCGACGAGATCACCCGGCAGGCCAGCGACAACCCGGTGTTCTACGTGCAGTACGCGCACGCCCGCCTGTCGTCGATCCTGCGCAACGCGACCGATCTCGGCCTCGCGGTCGATCCCGCGACACTCGACGCATCGCTGCTCTCGCACGAGCGCGAAGGCACCCTGCTGCGCGCCCTTGCCGAGTTCCCACGGGTGGTAGCGAAGGCCGCCGAGCTTCGCGAGCCGCATCGGGTCGCGCGCTACCTGGAAGAAACGGCGTCGACGTTCCACAAGTTCTATGACGAGTGCCGGGTGCTGCCGATGGGCGACGAGGACGCCACCGACCTTCATCGGGCACGGCTGATGCTCACTGCGGCGACGCGGATCGTTCTCCGCAACGGCCTCGACCTGCTCGGCGTCGACGCTCCCGAGCGGATGTGA
- a CDS encoding TetR/AcrR family transcriptional regulator, translating to MVSEHGKVGRPRSEQARAAVLHAVDDLVVEVGYGAVTLKGIAERAGVSRQTVYRWWSTKAEILLEASVIDARQELDVPEHDDPVEDLTAYLDALIVFLTTSPAGAAYRALLGEAQHDNAVRELLGNNDLLGESAAAVIARAIPEAERRVAMTWATAQLVGPVFFWILSGRDPDELRRGPLLDDFLRAVASRR from the coding sequence ATGGTGAGCGAGCACGGCAAGGTCGGCCGCCCGCGCAGCGAGCAGGCACGCGCCGCCGTCCTGCACGCCGTCGACGATCTCGTGGTCGAGGTCGGATACGGCGCCGTGACCCTCAAGGGGATCGCGGAGCGTGCCGGCGTGTCGCGTCAGACCGTCTATCGCTGGTGGTCGACCAAGGCCGAGATCCTGCTGGAGGCCAGCGTCATCGACGCCCGGCAGGAGCTGGACGTTCCCGAACACGACGACCCCGTTGAGGACCTCACCGCCTATCTCGATGCGCTGATCGTCTTCCTGACGACCTCGCCGGCGGGGGCGGCCTACCGGGCCTTGCTCGGAGAGGCACAGCACGACAACGCCGTACGTGAGCTGCTCGGCAACAACGACCTGCTCGGCGAGAGCGCAGCGGCGGTCATCGCCCGCGCGATCCCCGAGGCCGAACGGCGAGTCGCCATGACCTGGGCGACGGCACAGCTCGTCGGCCCGGTCTTCTTCTGGATCCTCAGCGGGCGAGACCCGGACGAGCTCCGGCGCGGCCCCCTTCTCGACGACTTCCTGCGAGCGGTCGCCTCGCGGCGTTGA
- a CDS encoding SDR family oxidoreductase: MRVFVTGSTGWIGSATVDELLRSGHEVTGLARSEKSAATLAAKGAEALPGDLDDLESLRRGAAGADAVVHLANKHDWADPVGTDRAERAAVEAVLDALDGSAKPFVIANGLSGLVEGRAALESDASPAVGPGSDRGGSENLTLDAVSRGIRAVAVRFAPSVHGRGDWGFVTFLVAAARASGVSGYVGDGTTEWSAVHVSDAAHLIRLGLESAPGGTRMHAVAEQAIPTRAIAEAIGAALGLPVTSIDPDDVGDHFGIVGDFFSQTLTGSSEATRDLLSWSPTGPTLIEDIAAGAYTGD; encoded by the coding sequence ATGCGTGTCTTCGTAACAGGTTCCACCGGCTGGATCGGATCGGCCACGGTCGATGAACTGCTCCGATCCGGTCACGAGGTGACCGGGCTCGCCCGGTCAGAGAAGTCCGCGGCGACGCTCGCGGCCAAGGGCGCAGAGGCGCTGCCGGGCGACCTGGATGACCTCGAATCACTCCGCCGCGGGGCGGCCGGCGCCGACGCGGTCGTGCACCTCGCCAACAAGCACGACTGGGCCGACCCCGTCGGCACCGACCGTGCCGAGCGGGCCGCCGTCGAGGCGGTCCTGGACGCCCTCGACGGATCCGCGAAACCGTTCGTGATCGCGAACGGCCTGTCGGGGCTGGTCGAGGGGCGCGCCGCGCTCGAGTCCGACGCGTCGCCCGCCGTCGGTCCGGGCTCCGACCGCGGCGGATCCGAGAACCTCACGCTCGATGCGGTCTCTCGCGGCATCCGTGCCGTCGCGGTCCGTTTCGCACCCAGCGTGCACGGGCGCGGAGATTGGGGCTTCGTGACCTTCCTCGTCGCCGCCGCCCGCGCCAGCGGCGTCTCCGGCTACGTCGGCGACGGCACCACCGAGTGGTCGGCCGTGCACGTCAGCGACGCTGCGCACCTGATCCGGCTGGGACTCGAGTCCGCCCCCGGCGGTACCCGAATGCACGCGGTCGCCGAGCAGGCGATTCCTACCCGTGCGATCGCCGAGGCGATCGGCGCGGCCCTCGGCCTCCCGGTCACCTCGATCGATCCCGACGACGTCGGAGATCACTTCGGAATCGTCGGCGACTTCTTCAGCCAGACCCTGACCGGCTCCAGCGAGGCCACTCGCGACCTGCTGTCGTGGTCTCCGACCGGCCCCACCCTCATCGAGGACATCGCCGCGGGCGCGTACACCGGTGACTGA
- a CDS encoding response regulator: protein MAAERTVLVVDDTASIRLLIRTNLELEGFRVEEASDGVECLERVDEIAPDLITVDVVMPQLNGFDTVQALRARESTAYVPIVMVTTQAQATDIRRGRAAGADAYVVKPFDPDQLVDTIRSLLL, encoded by the coding sequence ATGGCGGCCGAACGCACCGTGCTCGTCGTGGACGACACGGCGTCGATCCGGCTCTTGATCCGTACGAACCTCGAGCTCGAGGGGTTCCGGGTCGAGGAAGCGTCCGACGGGGTCGAGTGCCTCGAGCGGGTCGATGAGATCGCGCCCGACCTCATCACCGTCGACGTGGTGATGCCACAGTTGAACGGGTTCGACACCGTTCAGGCCCTTCGAGCGCGCGAGTCGACCGCGTACGTACCCATCGTGATGGTGACGACGCAGGCGCAGGCGACGGACATCCGACGAGGTCGTGCGGCGGGCGCGGACGCGTACGTCGTGAAGCCGTTCGACCCGGACCAGTTGGTCGACACGATCAGGTCGCTGCTCCTCTGA
- a CDS encoding Nramp family divalent metal transporter — translation MSEATQRPGGSGPVEELPSKHVPPAMYADLPEPLPMKKVLGPSVLLLAGALGSGEYVLWPYITSQVGLVLVWLVVLGIGTQYFLNMEIERYTLATGETAVTGFTRLWKHWGWLFIVMTVIPWAWPGWATGGTTTLSFVLGFSEDAIPYVTIGILILIGAVLTLSPVVYRTVEKIQFFLVSLIVIFVVYAMFALIGGDGYLELAKGFGAVDEIPGGVSDIGAATLLGAIAFAGAGGAMNLTQSNWIRDKGLGMGQRLPKVVSPLTGEEVAAPTTGYFFPRDAENLRRWNGWWKVANREQVVTFLLIGGITLLVFMAVTYSTLGVGGDAEDFDFIKLQGDVLGNEYGDWLSTAFWLTGTIVLFSTNLTVLDMVGRVTADVLKTGPLRDSTRWSESRIYLSMVWLEIAFGSIILLSGIDQPLVLLVIASALNGLVMFVYSVLLMVLNRRVLPREIGLKGGRYAAIAWAILFYGFFSVILLIDQYQTLF, via the coding sequence ATGTCCGAGGCAACCCAGCGTCCTGGCGGATCGGGGCCCGTCGAGGAGCTACCCAGCAAACACGTCCCGCCGGCGATGTACGCCGACCTACCCGAACCCCTCCCGATGAAGAAGGTGCTCGGTCCGAGCGTGCTGCTGCTCGCCGGCGCACTCGGTTCCGGTGAGTACGTGCTGTGGCCGTACATCACCTCGCAGGTCGGCCTCGTGCTGGTCTGGCTCGTTGTCCTGGGCATCGGGACGCAGTACTTCCTGAACATGGAGATCGAGCGCTACACGCTCGCGACCGGCGAGACGGCGGTCACCGGCTTCACCCGCCTGTGGAAGCACTGGGGTTGGTTGTTCATCGTGATGACCGTCATCCCGTGGGCATGGCCGGGATGGGCGACTGGCGGTACGACGACGTTGAGCTTCGTCCTTGGCTTCTCCGAAGACGCGATCCCGTACGTGACGATCGGCATCCTGATCCTGATCGGCGCGGTGTTGACGCTGTCTCCGGTCGTGTACCGGACTGTCGAGAAAATCCAGTTCTTCCTGGTCAGCCTGATCGTCATATTCGTCGTGTACGCGATGTTCGCGCTGATCGGCGGCGACGGCTATCTCGAGCTGGCCAAGGGATTCGGGGCCGTCGACGAGATCCCGGGTGGAGTCAGCGACATCGGGGCGGCGACGCTGCTCGGCGCGATCGCCTTCGCCGGGGCGGGTGGTGCGATGAACCTGACCCAGTCGAACTGGATACGAGACAAGGGACTCGGCATGGGCCAGCGCCTGCCGAAGGTGGTCTCGCCGTTGACCGGCGAGGAGGTCGCGGCGCCGACGACGGGCTACTTCTTCCCGCGTGACGCCGAGAACCTGCGGCGCTGGAACGGGTGGTGGAAGGTTGCCAACCGCGAGCAGGTCGTCACGTTCCTGCTGATCGGCGGTATCACGCTGCTCGTCTTCATGGCGGTGACGTACTCGACCCTCGGCGTCGGCGGTGACGCCGAGGACTTCGACTTCATCAAGCTGCAGGGCGATGTGCTCGGCAACGAGTACGGTGACTGGCTGTCGACGGCGTTCTGGCTGACCGGCACGATCGTGTTGTTCTCGACGAACCTCACGGTGCTGGACATGGTCGGTCGCGTCACGGCCGACGTGCTCAAGACCGGGCCGCTTCGCGACAGCACGCGGTGGAGCGAAAGCCGCATCTACCTGTCGATGGTCTGGCTCGAGATCGCCTTCGGGTCGATCATTCTGCTCTCGGGGATCGACCAGCCGCTGGTGCTACTTGTCATCGCATCGGCGCTGAACGGTCTGGTGATGTTCGTCTACTCGGTGCTGCTGATGGTGCTGAACCGTCGGGTGCTACCGCGCGAGATCGGGCTGAAGGGCGGCCGGTACGCGGCGATCGCGTGGGCGATCCTGTTCTACGGGTTCTTCTCGGTGATCCTGCTGATCGACCAGTACCAGACGCTGTTCTGA
- a CDS encoding NUDIX domain-containing protein, with translation MTTGDGVRGADIPDSRGRTGLHRAGLDLDRNPDVVVRDVAVTSDGWHVLRRTTFDYRRRSGEWVTQERETYDRGNGATILLYDPERRMVLLAKQFRFSVYVNGHADGMLIETAAGLLDSDDPETAIRREASEEVGVAVGEMQHVFNAYMSPGSVTERLHFFAAPYSARDRGAGGGLEAEGEDIEVLEVPVDEALAMTRDGRITDGKTIMLLQWAVLDGPFARARPGGDGR, from the coding sequence GTGACGACGGGCGACGGCGTACGCGGGGCGGACATCCCGGACTCTCGCGGCCGCACGGGTCTCCACCGCGCCGGCCTCGACCTCGACCGAAACCCCGACGTCGTCGTCCGAGACGTCGCGGTGACGTCCGACGGATGGCATGTCCTGCGCCGTACGACATTCGACTACCGGCGCCGCAGCGGCGAGTGGGTCACCCAGGAACGCGAGACGTACGACCGCGGCAACGGGGCGACGATCCTGCTGTACGACCCTGAGCGCCGGATGGTGCTACTCGCCAAGCAGTTCCGGTTCTCGGTGTACGTAAACGGCCACGCCGACGGAATGCTCATCGAGACCGCGGCCGGCCTGCTCGACAGCGACGACCCCGAGACCGCGATCCGACGAGAGGCGTCCGAGGAGGTCGGGGTTGCCGTCGGCGAGATGCAACACGTGTTCAACGCCTACATGAGCCCGGGCTCGGTTACCGAGCGCCTGCACTTCTTCGCCGCCCCCTATTCGGCGAGGGACCGTGGCGCCGGCGGCGGGTTGGAGGCGGAAGGCGAGGACATCGAGGTGTTGGAGGTGCCCGTCGACGAGGCGCTGGCGATGACGCGCGACGGACGGATCACCGACGGCAAGACGATCATGCTCCTCCAATGGGCTGTGCTCGACGGGCCGTTCGCGCGGGCGCGCCCGGGCGGCGATGGTCGCTAG
- a CDS encoding LOG family protein encodes MRIAIFTGSSDGPEPHRAAAAALGTRLAESGVGVVYGGAHVGLMGVLADAALDAGGDVTGVIPQQLVDWEVAHDRLTRIEVVDTMHERKARMADLADAFVALPGGAGTLEELFEVFTWGQLGLHTKPTSLLDVDGFYEPLLDQLRRMVEHGYLRGPFLDALGVVRDADELLAYIADYRHPRRKWAAASER; translated from the coding sequence GTGCGCATCGCCATCTTCACCGGATCCTCCGACGGCCCCGAACCCCACCGTGCCGCCGCGGCCGCTCTCGGCACCCGACTCGCCGAGTCCGGCGTCGGCGTCGTGTACGGAGGCGCGCACGTCGGCCTGATGGGAGTGCTCGCCGACGCCGCGCTCGACGCGGGTGGCGACGTCACCGGAGTGATCCCCCAGCAGCTCGTCGACTGGGAGGTGGCACACGATCGGCTGACGCGGATAGAGGTCGTCGACACGATGCACGAACGCAAGGCCCGCATGGCCGACCTCGCCGACGCGTTCGTTGCACTGCCGGGCGGCGCGGGCACGCTCGAGGAGCTGTTCGAGGTGTTCACCTGGGGCCAGCTCGGCCTGCACACGAAGCCGACCTCGCTGCTCGACGTCGACGGCTTCTACGAACCGCTGCTCGACCAGCTCCGCCGCATGGTCGAACACGGATACCTCCGCGGCCCGTTCTTGGACGCTCTCGGCGTGGTACGCGACGCCGACGAGCTGCTCGCGTACATCGCCGACTACCGGCACCCACGCAGAAAGTGGGCGGCCGCGTCCGAACGTTGA